TCTCAGACTAATCAtgattaaagaaaagcaaagtgaagGGTGGTTGAGGAAGTATTATGATaagcaggaaagaaggaactGTTGAAAGAATGGATCAAGTTTCGAGAAGGTAATtaaagaaatttatgaaaatgcATGTGTCTGAATCATGAATGAGTAGGGTGTTCCTGGGACtacttgttctgttttgttgtttaagaGGTAAGAGAATTAAAGCATAGATAGTCTTCATCTTTCTGCTCAGTGACCCTAATCTGATATCTGTGTGGGTTTTGGGATGGGCGGGCAGCTATTTCTGCCCTCAATCTCTCTTGCTGCATTTAGTTACTATTTTCCCTTATGTTGTAGGCTGCAAGAAAAGGGAAGTTGTGAGCAGGCAgtgattcaaaatattttttaaatcttatgtatccctttttaatgttcaaaaatgacataataataacaaattagTTCTACTGAAAAAGTACTTCCTTCAGGGGGAAATAGGAGGAAACTCCATTCCAATGTACATCTATGTGAATTCATACTTTCTTTTCTGCCTTGGACAATGAAGAAGAATCCTtaaacatttgtgtttctttcctctctgtatcaagtcttctttgctttcttttgagcCCACCTACAAAGGTTAAATGATTAGTAGTGgtaaattgaaaagagaaaaataaaaagaacaagatacCGTTACAATACTTTTCCCTTTCTGATCCCACTGAAGGCAGAGAGACCAAAGGCCAAGAGGATTAAGGgcaataacaaaagcaaaaagtctTCAAAGCCCTCCCGTCCATTCCTGAACCTTCAGTTTTGTGGAAGCTTGCCTCCAATTTTATTTACGTTTGAATTTGTGGAGGGGATGTGTGGAGAAAATAATGTTTGCTACCTTATCTACTCCAAGGCAGAGGTCATGTTACTACTAATACTTCCTCTACTACTAGTAATGGTTCTCAAAGTACTTTCCTCATAAGTTACCTATGTTTGAGCTTAAATGTACTTGTGAGTGGGATGATATGCCTCTGTTTCATGTATAAAAGCTTGTCACGTAGCCCAAATCGCATagctgtaaataaataataaataaaatcaatttttagaaTCTAGGTTCTCTGATTCCAGATCTTTCCACAAGGATCTGACTTTTCCCaatatttccttttgtaataaatgtaccatttttcattATGATGGGATTAGTTGACATACGTAAAGTAGCTTTAAAAAACTTTCCAACcaaattttcttcattgtttatcACTTTACCTACCATTGTCACCTACCAAACTCTACTTGCTCTGGAATCTGAGGTAAGTTTGTAAGATGTGAGATCCTAGAATTGCACTACATTATCTCCAGGCTTTAACAGGGTCTCCCTGAGACCACTTCCCGTCCTTATGAAGGTTCTGGCCTGATTCTGATGCAGAGTGGATATGTTGGGataaaaccttccattttggCCTGCGAATAGTCTGAAACATCTGGTAAAGGCTAGCCAATTGCATACAGTATGTATTCACTAAAATGGTTTTTTGATTCAACAGGTTCTCTTATCTCTGACCTTTTGCAGATTAATGATTCTCACATGTTTTTAATGGAAACAGATAACCAGACATGGGTGAGAGAATTTATTCTCCTCGGCCTGTCCAGTGACTTGTATGTGCAggtctttctctttgttctgttcTTAGTCATGTACTTGGTGACAGTGCTGGGAAACTTCCTCATTGTTGCTCTGATCTGCCTGGACAGCCGACTCCACACTCCCATGTACTTCTTTCTCACCAACCTCTCCCTTGTTGATGTCTCTTATGCCACAAGCATCATTCCTCAGATGTTAGTGCATCTTCTTGCAGAACATAAAGCAATCCCATTTGTGAGCTGTGCAGCccagttatttttctctctagGCTGGGGTGGGATTGAGTTTGTTCTACTGGCAGTGATGGCCTACGACCGCTATGTGGCTGTGTGCGACCCCCTGCGATACTCGGTCATCATGCATGGAGGGCTCTGTTCTAGGTTGGCCATCACATCCTGGGTCAGTGGTTCTCTCAACTCTCTCATTCATACTGCCATCACCTTTCAGCTGCCCATGTGTACAAACAATTATATTGATCACATATCATGTGAAATTTTAGCTGTGGTCAGACTGGCCTGTGTGGACACCTCCTCCAATGAGATCATAATCATGGTTTCTAGCATCGTTCTGCTGATGACACCCTTCTGCCTGGTCCTCTTGTCCTACATCCAGATCATCTCCACCATCCTGAAGATCCAgtccagagagggaagaaagaaagcctTCCACACCTGTGCGTCTCACCTCGCAGTGGTTGTCTTGTGCTATGGCATGGCCATTTTCACTTACATCCAGCCCCGCTCCAGCCCCTCTATTCTTCAGGAGAAGTTGATCTCTCTCTTCTATGCCGTTTTGACACCCATGTTGAACCCTATGATTTATAGTGTAAGGAATAAGGAGGTGAAGGGGGCCTGGCAGAAACTACTAGGGCAGTTATCTGGATTAACATCAAAATTGGCAACTTGATGAATCCTGAGCATTAGTTAGAGAAAGGAGCTTTGCCTGTGAGTTCTTTCACTTAACTCAGATATGGCAGGCATCACCTGCATTGTCCTGGCAACCAGGAAGGAGATGATGATACATGTCCTGGTGATGCTAGGTAGGAAGTTGAGTGGTTGGGTTGGGGTGTGGGCTGTGGGTATATTTTTATGTCACAGCAGCTGTTCAGTGGAGTAGAGGAGTGAACTTCTCACCCTTACTCAGTTTTCATTCATATGCAGTAATTGAGACAATAGCATTTACCACTTACAATTACTGAGAGTAATTGAAGACAATGCAATTTACTGTTTTGATTAGTCACATTGTGATCAGTGACCTATTCATGAGTCTTACCTTGGAACACAGGTTTTTATTCATCCACATTTTGTAAAAGATTATCATATTTCCATTGGGAACAAAATCATTGTCAATTTGAAGACTCACTTAAAATGTAAGTATATGTAGCCATATTCAGTAATTGAGTCATTGTTCGAAGAAAGTTGCTATCAAAGCTGATGAAGGTTTTTTGTGCTAGACCTACTACTGGATATAAAGACTATTTGAGTAATGGAAATAATTGAGTGGAGATAATAATTGAGTGGAGAAATATCaactaaaatttttgttttacccTGATAAGGTTATAACCAGGTGTTGTTTGTAGACAATGACATTATTGGTAAGAAAAATCTGAGGTCTAGTTACTGCTTATTTATTGCATATACATCAGCATTCATTCAAAGGTAAAAATTCTCTAATTCTGAAAATTCAGCGAACTTTTTCTCtgaaactttagaaataaaataagcaaataagcaatgagataaatgtataaaacatcaAAGACATAGTTCATGTAAGAAAAACAGTTTCCTTAGGCAATCAGTGAAAGATAATGCAGCTTAGGgatacctgggtgtctcagttggttgaacctccaactcttgattttggctcaggtcatgatctcatggtcatgagattgagcccctagttgggctctacactgggaacagagcttgcttaagattctctccctccctttggggcgcctggctggctcagtcggttaagtgtccagcttcggctcaggtcatgatctcacggttcatgggttcgagccccgcattgggctctgtgctgacagttcagagcctggagactgctttagattctgtgtctccctctctctcttctcctcctccactcatgctctctctctatctcaaaaataaattaaacattaaaaaaaaaagattctctccctccctctgcccactcccccctacaaaaaaataaaaaataagaaaaataatgcagcTTTGATGTGGATTTGGGGTTATCAGGATAGGTCAGTCTGCTGTGCAGATGTTACTTTCAAGTCTCCATATTAAGAGCCTTCTTGTATATCCCCCcagctcaaacacacaaacacaaggcCCTACTCAACCTTTGTAAATTTAGTGAGTTAGCATCATCTGTGAGTGTACCTCACCTCTGACAATAAACCTCAGTAAGATAAAAGGGGGAGAAATGACTAAATGGAATTTGTGGGAGATAGAGGAGAAATAATATGATAATTGTGAATCTTCCGACTTTCTTCAAGAACCTCAAAATGGTGCCCTCCTTttgtccctttgtctctccattGAGTCTTTAATTCATATTTGGTTGATTTGTATTTGGGAGTTAATGATCAGGAGATGAAGGGTTTTCACTGGCACCTGTTTTCTCTGTGAAACAAGAAGAGGTGCCCATTGTGGAGAATGTAGAAGAGGAAAGGCAGGACTAAGAGGTGTGGGAATGGTGAAGGTTAAAACCCATGTGGGGTCTAGGAGAACATGCCCCATTAGCTGTGGATGCCATTCTTTGGAATTTCATGCAGTATAAATTACAGGGTCATAATGGTCAAATTTTCCCTCTGATATGACCAACTTTGTCTTTGTTCTTAgccttctctaaaataaagtcaCACATGATCATCCTGTGAGTATCAACTTTGTTGAAGACACTGCTGTAGGCATTGAGGGTATAAAAGTAGTGTTTAGATATGGCCATTGCTCAGGAAGTTTACAGTATTGTAGGACAGGGGTTGGGAAACTTTTTGTAATTGACCAGTtcgtaaatattttaggctttggggaCCACGCAGTCTACatcacagctactcaactctgccattgcagCACTAAAACGGCCATAGACAACACATAAAAGAATGAGTGTGGCTAGTACCAATAAATCTTAGTTTatgaacactgaaatttgaattttataagttattaaaatattcttttaaaccatttaaaacatgtaaaacacaTCTTCTTCTTGTGGGCTatacaaaaataggcagtgggTCAAATTTGGCCTCTGGGCTCTAGTTTTTTACACTATTATAGAAGAAATAgtataaaaaggtaaaattataacACAAGGTATGCACAGAAAGAGCTCTGAAAATGCAAGGAAAGAagggatatttttttcttctggatgtGGAATGGGGTATAGGTGAAGGCTTCTTAGAGAAGATGAAGTAGTTCTCATTTGAGTTTCCATTTCATAAAGCATCTAATTTCTCTAAGTCACTTAGGCTCAATTACCTAAGATCTAAGGACTCCTTACTAATGGATAAATGGAGGAGATGAATCATGTATTGAGCACCATCTTTGGCATCTGTTGAATACAAATTGGATGATTTGTATTACTTCTTAGACCTTGAAGAATTTAACTACAGTGACTGGTCTGTAAGAACACATTCTTTTATATTCAAGCTGAAGCTTTCATTCTACTGTCCCTTATCCTGATACATGGGGCCATCAGGTGTCTCCACATTCATTTCATTAAAGTGCAGCATTTTCAGATCTAAACCTGCCCCTGTTAAATATAGTTGCACACTACCAAGTCAGTGTCCATATGGTTTGGTTGTCCTTTCAGCTCCATCATTGGGTTaggctgctcttttttttttttttaaatataatttattgtcaagttagctaacctaCAGTGTTTATGGtatgctcttggcttcgggagtagactCCTGTGTTTCATCACtcacaacatccagtgctcatcccaacaagtgtccttctcaatgcccatcacccattttcccctaccccccattcccccactcccttccaccctcagttctccatgtttaaaagtctcttatggtttgcctccctctctgtttgtaaatatatatatatatatatatatatatatatatatatatatatatatattcttttccctttccccatggtcttctgtgaagtttctcaactTCTGCATATAAGAAGTATTAGCCAACTACATTAGCCATTTGGttatcttctttggaagagtgttcatgtcttcttcccatttcttcactggactatttgttttttgggtgttgagtttggtaagttctttatagattttggatactaaccctttatcagatatgtcatttgcaaatatcttctccaattctgttgcctgccttttagttttgttcattgtttcctttgcagtgcagaaggttttatcttcatgaggtcccaatagttcatttttgcttttatttctcttgcctttggagacatgtcaagtaagaagttgctgcacctgaggtcaaagaggttgttgtctattttctcctctaggaatttgatggtttcctgtctcacatttaggtctttcatccattttgagtttatttttgtttatggtgtaagatagcggtccagtttcattcttctgcatgtcgctgtccagttctcccagcaccgtctgcaaaagagactgtcttttttccattggatactctttcctgctttgtcaaagattagttggccatccatTTGGGTCCAATTCTgcgttctctattctattccattggtctatatgtctgtttttgtgccagtactatactgtcttgatgattatagctttgtagtacagggtaaagtctgggattgtgatgtggGTTAG
This DNA window, taken from Panthera tigris isolate Pti1 chromosome A2, P.tigris_Pti1_mat1.1, whole genome shotgun sequence, encodes the following:
- the LOC102952953 gene encoding olfactory receptor-like protein OLF3, giving the protein METDNQTWVREFILLGLSSDLYVQVFLFVLFLVMYLVTVLGNFLIVALICLDSRLHTPMYFFLTNLSLVDVSYATSIIPQMLVHLLAEHKAIPFVSCAAQLFFSLGWGGIEFVLLAVMAYDRYVAVCDPLRYSVIMHGGLCSRLAITSWVSGSLNSLIHTAITFQLPMCTNNYIDHISCEILAVVRLACVDTSSNEIIIMVSSIVLLMTPFCLVLLSYIQIISTILKIQSREGRKKAFHTCASHLAVVVLCYGMAIFTYIQPRSSPSILQEKLISLFYAVLTPMLNPMIYSVRNKEVKGAWQKLLGQLSGLTSKLAT